A stretch of Alkalicella caledoniensis DNA encodes these proteins:
- a CDS encoding PTS sugar transporter subunit IIB: MIKILLCCAGGFSSSSLSTKLEKEIKESNLQNEFYIEFSPFLLSLSKISEFDIIVCCPHLRLEVQKLVKESNPDIPIYILPPRMYGVIYFKDLALDVTDIIDMYNKNKTNPVHFPGEEHTLRITRNVAYRNYKK, encoded by the coding sequence ATGATAAAAATTCTTTTATGTTGTGCAGGAGGCTTTTCCTCAAGTTCTTTATCCACTAAATTAGAAAAGGAGATAAAAGAAAGCAATCTTCAAAATGAGTTTTATATTGAATTCTCTCCGTTTTTATTATCACTTAGTAAAATATCGGAATTTGATATAATTGTGTGCTGCCCTCATCTTAGATTGGAAGTACAAAAGCTTGTAAAAGAGTCAAATCCTGATATACCCATATACATCCTTCCCCCTAGAATGTATGGAGTGATATATTTTAAAGATTTAGCGTTAGATGTTACAGATATCATAGATATGTATAATAAAAACAAAACGAACCCAGTACATTTCCCTGGTGAAGAACATACTTTAAGGATTACCAGGAACGTTGCTTACAGAAATTATAAAAAATAA